The Arachis ipaensis cultivar K30076 chromosome B07, Araip1.1, whole genome shotgun sequence genome includes a window with the following:
- the LOC107609512 gene encoding probable serine/threonine-protein kinase PBL7 — MMGFSQGISTDTRDQDSHFKNLKDRNFLGKLIWDFAFACVASPCTCSSGKIDGKEFKNITLDHKKALLLAESNGVGAELLNNEPQSVHSSFRFSFRSQVELESFNMSSSAAAAKAALLMVNLECESLKWRTMEPLEKSISPVPNTLIRFNYHEIVHATRNFSKGRVLGRGALSCVFRGKVGILRTTVAIKRLDKEDKECAKAFCRELMIASSLHNTNIVPLLGFCIDSEEGLFLVYKFVSGGSLEHHLHGRKKSRGSPLPWSVRFKVAIGIAKAIAYLHYGTERCVVHRDIKPSNILLSSKKIPKLCDFGLATWTVAPSVPFLCKAAKGTFGYLAPEYFQHGKVSDKTDVYAFGVVLLELITGRKPIEAKRTQGEENLVSWAKALLQKGKLAIEKLVDPQLHYSNSRFSSQIARMIEAAAACITFEESRRPGIYEILAILKGEQELVLSRRRKSGYYTQLQQNNSDLKSHLALAMLGVSEFDDDDDDYLSCR, encoded by the exons ATGATGGGGTTCTCCCAAGGAATCTCCACTGATACAAGGGACCAAGATTCTCACTTCAAGAACCTCAAAGACAGAAACTTTTTGGGAAAACTGATATGGGACTTTGCATTTGCATGTGTTGCTTCGCCATGCACTTGTAGCAGTGGAAAAATCGATGGCAAAGAATTCAAAAACATAACTTTGGATCACAAGAAGGCTCTGTTGCTGGCAGAATCTAATGGGGTTGGAGCAGAATTGCTGAACAATGAACCTCAATCGGTTCATTCATCTTTCAGGTTCAGCTTCCGTTCTCAGGTTGAGCTAGAATCCTTCAACATGAGTtcttctgctgctgctgctaAGGCAGCCTTGTTGATGGTGAATTTGGAGTGTGAGTCTCTGAAATGGAGGACAATGGAGCCATTGGAGAAGAGCATATCCCCAGTGCCCAACACTTTGATCAGGTTCAATTATCATGAAATTGTGCATGCTACTCGCAATTTCTCCAAAG GTAGAGTGTTGGGAAGAGGGGCATTGAGCTGTGTTTTTAGGGGTAAAGTTGGTATATTGAGGACAACTGTTGCAATCAAAAGGTTGGACAAAGAAGACAAAGAGTGTGCCAAGGCCTTTTGCAGAGAGTTGATGATTGCAAGTTCTCTTCACAACACAAACATTGTACCTCTTTTGGGATTTTGCATTGATTCAGAGGAAGGCTTGTTTTTGGTCTACAAATTTGTTTCAGGAGGAAGCTTAGAACATCACTTGCATG GGAGGAAGAAAAGTAGAGGTTCACCACTTCCATGGTCTGTGAGATTTAAAGTTGCAATTGGGATTGCAAAGGCCATAGCTTATTTGCATTATGGAACTGAAAGATGTGTTGTTCATAGAGATATTAAGCCTTCAAACATTTTGCTTTCCTCTAAGAAAATTCCCAAG TTATGTGATTTTGGACTAGCTACATGGACTGTTGCACCTTCAGTACCTTTTCTATGCAAAGCTGCCAAAGGAACATTTGG TTATTTGGCCCCTGAATATTTTCAACATGGAAAGGTGTCAGATAAGACTGATGTTTATGCTTTTGGAGTGGTTTTATTAGAACTCATAACTGGCAGGAAGCCAATTGAAGCAAAGAGGACTCAAGGAGAAGAGAACTTGGTCTCATGG GCTAAAGCTTTGCTACAGAAAGGGAAATTAGCTATTGAAAAGTTGGTTGATCCTCAACTCCACTATAGCAATTCGAGATTCTCGAGTCAAATAGCTCGGATGATCGAAGCGGCGGCTGCTTGTATTACATTCGAAGAATCTAGAAGGCCCGGCATATACGAGATTCTTGCGATACTAAAAGGTGAACAAGAACTTGTTCTCTCTAGGAGGAGGAAGTCTGGTTACTACACACAGTTACAACAAAATAATAGTGATTTGAAAAGTCACTTGGCTTTGGCAATGCTTGGAGTATCagagtttgatgatgatgatgatgattatcttTCTTGCCGCTAA
- the LOC107608653 gene encoding polcalcin Ole e 3-like, protein MAEDSPEDIADRERIFKHFDANGDGQISSSELGEALKSLGSVTPEEIQTMMEELDTNNDGFISYEEFTVFARANRGLVKDVAKIF, encoded by the coding sequence ATGGCTGAGGATTCTCCAGAAGATATCGCCGATCGCGAGCGCATATTCAAGCACTTCGACGCGAACGGCGACGGTCAAATCTCTTCATCAGAGCTTGGGGAAGCACTGAAATCTCTGGGGTCAGTGACCCCAGAAGAGATTCAAACGATGATGGAAGAACTTGACACAAATAATGATGGATTCATTTCGTACGAAGAGTTTACGGTATTTGCAAGAGCCAACCGTGGCCTAGTGAAGGATGTGGCAAAGATTTTTTGA
- the LOC107609403 gene encoding probable fructokinase-6, chloroplastic isoform X2 — MLIDFVPTTSGLSLADASAFKKAPGGAPANVAVGISRLGGSSAFIGKVGEDEFGYMLADILKQNNVNNEGMRFDPGARTALAFVTLRSDGEREFMFYRNPSADMLLQVDELDLDLIRKVKPKFSFVAKIFHYGSISLITEPCKSAHIAAAKAAKDAGVVLSYDPNLRLPLWPSAENAREGILSIWETADIIKISEEEISFLTKGEDPYDDAVVRKLFHPDLKLLLVTEGADGCRYYTKEFSGRVQGFKVDAVDTTGAGDAFVAGILSQLAADLSLLQKEEQLRDALKFANACGALTVTERGAIPALPTKEAVLEAMLKPVS; from the exons ATGCTCATCGATTTCGTCCCAACTACCAGCGGCCTCTCTTTGGCCGATGCATCTGCTTTTAAGAAAGCTCCTGGAGGTGCCCCTGCCAATGTTGCTGTAGGCATATCCCGTTTAGGAGGTTCATCAGCCTTTATTGGAAAG GTAGGTGAGGATGAATTTGGATATATGCTTGCTGATATACTCAAGCAAAATAATGTAAACAATGAAGGGATGCGTTTTGACCCCGGCGCACGCACTGCTTTAGCATTTGTTACATTGAGGAGTGATGGAGAACGAGAATTCATGTTTTATCGCAATCCCAGTGCTGATATGCTGCTTCAAGTAGATGAACTTGATTTGGACTTAATTAGAAAGGTGAAACCAAAGTTTAGTTTTGTG GCTAAGATCTTCCATTATGGTTCTATTAGTCTTATTACCGAACCGTGCAAATCAGCACACATTGCTGCTGCAAAAGCTGCGAAAGATGCCGGTGTAGTTCTATCTTATGACCCTAACTTGAGGCTTCCTTTATGGCCTTCTGCAGAGAATGCCAGAGAAGGAATTCTGAGTATATGGGAAACTGCCGATATCATCAAG ATAAGTGAAGAAGAGATTTCTTTTCTTACAAAAGGCGAAGATCCATACGACGATGCTGTTGTTCGTAAACTATTCCATCCAGACCTCAAGCTGCTTCTTGTTACTGAAGGTGCAGATGGTTGTCGCTATTACACCAAG GAGTTCAGTGGAAGAGTCCAGGGATTTAAGGTGGATGCTGTTGACACAACAGGTGCCGGTGATGCCTTTGTGGCCGGAATATTATCACAATTAGCTGCAGATCTTTCATTACTTCAG AAAGAGGAGCAATTGAGAGATGCTCTTAAATTCGCCAATGCCTGCGGTGCGCTGACCGTGACGGAGAGAGGCGCAATACCAGCTTTGCCCACAAAGGAAGCCGTTCTCGAAGCCATGCTCAAGCCTGTATCGTAA
- the LOC107609403 gene encoding probable fructokinase-6, chloroplastic isoform X1, with translation MALHCGALCFKGMVVASYQLPSGSVKLSQTQPTIKVFLFSTLYVTGKAVAGDGTSETKESPLVVCFGEMLIDFVPTTSGLSLADASAFKKAPGGAPANVAVGISRLGGSSAFIGKVGEDEFGYMLADILKQNNVNNEGMRFDPGARTALAFVTLRSDGEREFMFYRNPSADMLLQVDELDLDLIRKAKIFHYGSISLITEPCKSAHIAAAKAAKDAGVVLSYDPNLRLPLWPSAENAREGILSIWETADIIKISEEEISFLTKGEDPYDDAVVRKLFHPDLKLLLVTEGADGCRYYTKEFSGRVQGFKVDAVDTTGAGDAFVAGILSQLAADLSLLQKEEQLRDALKFANACGALTVTERGAIPALPTKEAVLEAMLKPVS, from the exons ATGGCTCTTCACTGTGGAGCTTTATGCTTCAAAGGCATGGTGGTGGCTTCTTATCAGCTTCCATCAGGTTCAGTCAAGCTCAGTCAGACTCAGCCCACTATCAA agtttttctgttttcaACTTTGTATGTTACAGGAAAGGCAGTTGCTGGTGATGGCACATCTGAAACAAAGGAATCACCTCTTGTGGTTTGTTTTGGAGAAATGCTCATCGATTTCGTCCCAACTACCAGCGGCCTCTCTTTGGCCGATGCATCTGCTTTTAAGAAAGCTCCTGGAGGTGCCCCTGCCAATGTTGCTGTAGGCATATCCCGTTTAGGAGGTTCATCAGCCTTTATTGGAAAG GTAGGTGAGGATGAATTTGGATATATGCTTGCTGATATACTCAAGCAAAATAATGTAAACAATGAAGGGATGCGTTTTGACCCCGGCGCACGCACTGCTTTAGCATTTGTTACATTGAGGAGTGATGGAGAACGAGAATTCATGTTTTATCGCAATCCCAGTGCTGATATGCTGCTTCAAGTAGATGAACTTGATTTGGACTTAATTAGAAAG GCTAAGATCTTCCATTATGGTTCTATTAGTCTTATTACCGAACCGTGCAAATCAGCACACATTGCTGCTGCAAAAGCTGCGAAAGATGCCGGTGTAGTTCTATCTTATGACCCTAACTTGAGGCTTCCTTTATGGCCTTCTGCAGAGAATGCCAGAGAAGGAATTCTGAGTATATGGGAAACTGCCGATATCATCAAG ATAAGTGAAGAAGAGATTTCTTTTCTTACAAAAGGCGAAGATCCATACGACGATGCTGTTGTTCGTAAACTATTCCATCCAGACCTCAAGCTGCTTCTTGTTACTGAAGGTGCAGATGGTTGTCGCTATTACACCAAG GAGTTCAGTGGAAGAGTCCAGGGATTTAAGGTGGATGCTGTTGACACAACAGGTGCCGGTGATGCCTTTGTGGCCGGAATATTATCACAATTAGCTGCAGATCTTTCATTACTTCAG AAAGAGGAGCAATTGAGAGATGCTCTTAAATTCGCCAATGCCTGCGGTGCGCTGACCGTGACGGAGAGAGGCGCAATACCAGCTTTGCCCACAAAGGAAGCCGTTCTCGAAGCCATGCTCAAGCCTGTATCGTAA
- the LOC107606756 gene encoding uncharacterized protein LOC107606756, giving the protein MAARSSTSSRIPSSSQGRLLLCSHGEKPVLRISGTKENPGRRFWGCVYFEVQEGCNFFRWADPETEVEYSEIARLRKKLSMMKSRTKVAEWKLKFVAVLGFFGWVGYILLLFLVVNWSGWGLCIRGVLDCGMLNVFEDVI; this is encoded by the exons ATGGCTGCACGAAGCTCAACCTCGTCTCGAATCCCATCTTCGTCACAAGGTAGGCTGCTACTTTGTTCTCATGGTGAGAAGCCGGTGTTGCGAATCTCGGGGACCAAGGAGAACCCAGGTCGCAGATTTTGGGGTTGTGTCTACTTTGAG GTGCAAGAAGGTTGCAATTTTTTTCGTTGGGCAGATCCAGAGACAGAGGTGGAGTATTCAGAAATTGCTAGGTTAAGGAAGAAGCTTTCGATGATGAAATCAAGAACTAAAGTGGCAGAGTGGAAGCTGAAGTTCGTTGCAGTGTTAGGATTTTTTGGGTGGGTTGG GTATATTCTGCTGTTGTTTTTGGTGGTGAATTGGTCTGGCTGGGGTTTATGTATTAGGGGGGTTCTTGATTGTGGTATGTTGAATGTATTTGAAGATGTAATATGA